AGAAAGCTAAGTCGACGAGAGCGCTCCAATCCATGCATCGCCACCAACCCATGCCATGCATGGTAAAGTAAGTAAATTCCAAACGTACGGCtttagttgttgtttttttccttttgcggGAACAAACAGCTTTAGCTTAACAGCACGTGAAAGATGCTCCGGCGTATGAGCTTGTCGACGCGGCGACTACTTGGTACTTGCAGACTGAACACGCACTCAGACTCAGTCATAGTTTGTCAGCTTCTCGGAGGAGCAACCGGCCGGCCATTGGGCCGACGAGTTCGTCTCGAGGCGGATTTTATATGACGATCTAACCAAAGACTAGACTAGATGGTGCCTTCGTATTTCTATACTCTTGTTATGTTGTACGATGCATGTGGGCTGATCAATTTATTATGTGTAGTGGGtgtatatctatctatctatctatctacgcCGATAAGAGTAACACGTCTCGTGGCTTCTCTCTTGTGAGGCTTCTTCGTTAATCATCATGATTCATGCTCATATGCTACTCCCGGCTTTCTCTTCTCTTTACTCCACCTCAAATTTCTTCATCTAGTCGGCAGCAGCACAACCGGGTTTGTGTAGCAGTGTAGTTAAATTTTAATATGGTCCACCTCTTCTTCTCACATGAGAAGTAAGATTATACAATAAATCTAAACCAATTATTTCATTAAGTAGTGGGTCTAATTAACTTTTACCTTCTTATCTCCCGTATAAAAAAAAAGAAGTAAGAAGTGTAAGGTTTcgtggaagcgttcctactctccGTAGAGAGCCGCGTGGGTTATATTGATCGATAACAAGAAGAGCCCTTGCGTGGCGTACCAGTCTCACCCGATCGCTAGGATACAGGTGATTACAGGAGATAGAGATTGAGATGGTTACGGGAGAGAAAACTAGAGGGAAAATAGTTGGGATTACATCGTATGAGTTTCTATCTCTAACACCCTCTcttaatctcaactatcctaaATTAAGATTGTTTTTGAATTCTTCAAATGGCTTGACTGGTAATGCTTTGGTGaaaccatctgcaacttgatctttgGAAGGAATGAACCGTATGTCCAATTTCTTTTCAGCAACCATTTctcgaacaaagtgaaaatctatttcAATATGTTTGGTTCTAGCATGAAAGACAGGGTTGGCAGACAGATAAGTGGCACCCAAATTGTCACACCACAGACATGAGATACGTTGCCGCTTTATTCCTAGTTCTTCAAGCAGTGATTCCAACCAAATGATCTCAGCAGTAGCATTAGCCAGTGACTTGTATTCTGCTTCAGTACTTGATCTTGACACAGTTGCCTGTTTTCTAGCACTCCAAGAAATAAAATTAGAACCAAAAAAAAACTGCAAAACCTCCAGTTGATTTTCTGTCATCACTgcagcctgcccagtcagcatcagaaaaAGCACTAACAAGTGTAGAATTGGAACGTTTGAACTGAATTCCCAAACTTAAGGTGTGCTTGATGTACCGTACAATTCTCTTGACAGCTGTCCAGTGAGTGGAGGTAGGTGCATGCAGATATTGGCAAACTTTGTTAACAGCAAATGAAATATCTGGTCATGTCAGAGTCGAGTACTGTAAAGCTCCAACAACACTCCTGTACTTGGTGCTTTCTTCTTCCCTGAGTGGCTCCCCTTCATGTGCTGAAAGTTGTTCTGAAGAGGATAATGGTGTAGGTGAAGGCTTGCAGTCCTTCATCCCCATGCGAGCTAAAAGTTCAGTggcatatttttccttttccaatACTATACCatcttgaatctttccaacttCAATGCCTAAGAAGAAGTGTAAGTAACCAAGATCCTTCAAGGCAAATTCTGAACTTAAATCATGCAAGAGTGCATTAGTGGCATTCtgtgaagaacttgcaactatgatGTCGTCAACATATATAAGCACAAAAATAACAGTATCTGCCTTGTTATAAATGAAGAGAGATGTGTCAGCtttggatgcaacaaaaccaaggtACTTCAATTGTGAACTCAACTTAGAGTACCATGCTCTTGGTGCTTGTTTCAGTCCATAGAGAGCTTTGTCCAGCTTACACACATAGTGaggtgtttgcttattttcataCCCTTGTGGTTGCTTCATAtagacctcctcttccagaacaccatgcaaaaacgcgttctATACATCTAGCTGTCTCAGGCTCCATCCCCTGGATATTGCAATAGCTAGCACAAGTCTTATAGTTGCAGCCTTTACAACAGGACTAaaagtatcctcataatcaataccataGTGTTGTTTAAAACCTTTAGCAACTAGACGTGCCTTGTACCTGTCAATGGAGCCATTTGCCTTCTTTTTGATTCTAtatacccatttgcaatcaataacattTTTACCTCTACGATTAGGTACTAGATGCCAGGTTTTATTCTTTATAAGTGCACCATACTCTTCATCCATACCTGCTTTCCACCTGGGATCTTTACGTGCATCACTCAGTTTTGTTGGCTCACCTGAAATACACAACATACCATATGGTATGGTACCATCAGTTCGTACTTTGGGGTTTCTAATACCTTTGTGTAACCTGGTCATCACCCTTGAAGTGATATTATGTTGCGGCTGCACAGAAGGTTGAACATTCTGACTTGTCGCACAAGATCCAGGGGAACCCTCCACTTGTGCAGAATCTGTCGATGCAGATGATCCCGTAGCTGCTGGTGTGGCCGCACCTGAACTGGAGTTGGTATGGGCCACAGAACTAGGTGCCGCAGAAGATCCCGCATCGCCAGTTGGCTGCATGCGCGCATGCGCGCCTGTCACTGTCGCTGGCCGCACGTGGGACGACCGCCTGGTCCCGCTGCGTGATGCGGTTGGCACGGAGTGGTCTGCTGCGCCTGCTGCACCCTGATCGCTGTCAGGTGCATGATCCGAGGAAGATCCCCGCCCGCGATCCGAGGCGGACAGGAGTGGCAGGCGCAGGCGTATCGTCCTCTTGTTCCACGCCAGCCGGTGCGCCTCCATTAGCATGAAATAACACATCATTTTGTGCTGAATTTTGATGATTTTGATCATTTTCTTCACCGTTTTGTTCAGGTACCTGCACAGGCAAACTACCAAGAGCAGAACTAGCAGGAGTATCATATTGGTCAGCACAATTGTTATCCCCTCCTTGATCAAAATCGggaagaagaagaatttctttACGGAGAAGAGCACCGGCATTTGGATGGAGGGACTCAAATGGGAAAACGGATTCATCAGAAACAACATCTCTGGATATGTAGACTCTACCCGTGGAGACATCAAGACATTTGACTCCTTTGTGCATAGGGCTATAGCCTAGGAAGACACATTTTTTTGAACGAAACGCAAGTTTGCGTGTCTTGTATGGTCGAAGATttggccaacatgcacaaccaaagATACGGAGGGATGTGTAATCTGGAGTGACACCAAAAAGTCGTGTGATCGgattttcaaatttgatgactttGCTAGGACGAATATTGATGAGATATGTGGCGGTCAAAAAAGCTTCATCCCAGAATTTCAGAGGCATAGATGCATTTGCTAACAATGCCAATCCTACTTCAACAACATGACGATGTTTCCGTTTGGCGGAGCCATTCTGTTGGTGAGCGTGAGGACAAGATACATGATGAGAAATTCCAATCTTTTGAAAGAAGGAATTGAGTTTCTCATACTCACCAGCCCAGTCAGTTTGCATAGCAAGGATTTTGGAGTTCAATTGACGTTCAACAAGATTCTGAAAATTGGTGAACACTTGGAAAACTTCGGATCGTTTCTTTAACAGgtaaatccaagtaaatttactatagtcatcaatgaagctTACATAATATGAGAATCTACCAACTGAAGTAGGGGCTGGCCCCCATACATCTGAGAATATAAGTTGCAATGGGGCAGTGGATACACTGGTTGAAATAGGGTACGGCAATTGATGGCACAAGGCTTTGTCGCGATTGGGTCACATGTCAATACTCTCACATTCCCCGTGGTCTCCCTAGTATGCTGAGCTGAACCTTGGAAGGTTTGTTTTAAATTGTCAACGAACAAATATTTTTTTAACAGTCCCGACCTTACCAGCACCGTAGGTTTACTAATCAATGAAGCCCCTCAACCTACTATCTTTTCTTACAAACTCAACCGGGAAATACCACCAGTAGAGTCTGCAGAAGGTGTCGTTCAGGAGGGACCCAATCGCCTGCCTCTTTCTtggtccaccccccccccccccggtgggtACTTTATAGCTTGTTGACACGAatcacaaactgactcaacacTAGACTCATAAGGAAGTTTATTTCTACTAAGGACATGTTGAACAATGACCGAAGACGGATGACCCAACCGACTATGCCACTTTGAAGAAGATGGCTTGACGACACTCCATGCTTGTTTATTtgaccatgatgatgatgatatgagaGGGTAGAGCCCTCCCTCACATTTTCCTCTCAGAATGGTTCTCCCCGTTGCCAAGTCCTTAACCACAAAAGAGTAAGGATAAAATATGATAAGAGCATTATTGTCAAGGGCAAAACGATGAACTGAGATAAGATTTTTCGATGCTTGGGGACTATGCAAAACATTGTTTAGATGCAAATCTTTTATGGGGGTTCTAACAATTGAGTTTCCAATATGAGTAATATCCATACCAGAACCGCTCGCCGTGTGCACTTGATCACCTCTGTGATATTTCTCCCGCATCGTCAGCTTGTCGAGTTCCTCGGTGATGTGTTCGGTGGCACCAGAATCTGCATACCAATTGGTATCGATTCCGTAGGAGTTGGTGATGGCGTTGACCTCCTTTTCATCATGATGATCATCGTCATACCGGTGCCAGCATGCCCTAGCGCCACCAGCATGATGCTTGTAGCATATATGGCACTCCGAGTAGTCACGATCTTGTTGGTGTTGCTGCTGTTGTCGTGGACGCTGCTGGTAGTTGCCGCCACCGCCACGtcccggagaagaagaggggcgaTCTCCACACCCCCGCCCCATgtttcctcggccgcgagggccctTGCCCCGAGCCTGGCTGCGCCCTCTGTAGGCCGCGTTTGCAGATGAGTTGAAGCCACCCGCAGGAGTATCTCCAAGGATCTCCATCCTTTGACCGAAGGCAGCAATCTGTGCAAAGAGATCATCAATAGAGATTGCATTTTTAATAGCACCAACCGCAGCAACTACTGGATCGTAGTCACGATCTAAGCCGGCGAGGATGTAATCAACCATCTCTGGATCAGAGACAGTCGACCAGCAGCCGCCAACTCATCCGCTAGGCTTTTCATCTTGGACATGAACAAGGTGCTTGGCATGTTTCCCTTCTTGGTAGTGGTAATGGCGATTCTCAGATTCGTGATCCGAGATTGTGACTGCGAGGCGAAGAGGGTTGTGAGCGCAGTCCATAGGTCGAAGGTGCTTTCTTTTCCTACGACCTGTGCAAGTATCTCTTTTGACAGAGAGTTCAGCAGGAAGCTGAGAACTTGCTGATCCTTGGATAGCCATGGTCCGTAGACCGGATTCGGCACGTTGGTCGTGCTCTTATCCGACTGCTGCTGCTCCACCGTCTTCGGGGGCGCTGCGTTGGTGCCGTCCAGGAGGCCGGTGACTTGCGCTCCTCACAGGGCCGGCATAACTTGAGCCTTCCAGAGGAGATAGTTCCCCCTGGCCAATTCTCGCTTGGCGGCTGTCCAAGGTTGAGGGCAACCGGAGTTGAAGAAGACATGGCGATGAACTTTGATCGAAGGCTAGATAGATTGGAAGAGGCTGGCTCTGTATGCCATGTAAGGTGTcgtggaagcgttcctactctccGTAGAGAGCCGTGTGGGTTATATTGATCGATAGCAAGAAGAGCTCTTGCGTGGCATACAAGTCTCACCCGATCGCTAGGATACAGGTGGTTAcaggagatagagatagagatggtTACGGGAGAGAAAACTAGAGGAAAATTAGTTGGGATTACATTGTATGAGTTCCTATCTCTAACAAGAAGGTCCATGTTAAAAAAAGAATATCCTATGCTGTAGTGCGCATAGACTTTCTTTTATGTCAAACTTCGTAAACGTTCGCCATCTCCAAGCTCTCGCCATTGTCCCCGAAGCGCCCCGGTACTTCTCCGCCGACGGATTCAACCGTCAGCATCGCTGTCCCCACCAAGCTCCTCTCCATCCTCTGATCGTGACATTTTACCAGTTTTAGGGCTGCTGAAAAGCAGAAAAATGTCGGGTGCCAAAAATCTTCTCTGCACATCCAAAACCATTTTTAGGGTACCAAATATTTGTGCAACGGTTGGAGATGCGCTAACGGAATTCAGAGAAAAGAGAAAGCACACAGCTAGCTAGCTAACTGGTGATAAGTCGACGAGGAGCGGTCCAATCCATTCAATCAGCCACCCCAGCCGATGCATGCTAAAGTACAGTTAAAACGGCTTTACTTTGCTTTAGGAACACGTGAAAGATGCTCCTCCattaggcccctcccaatgctccaccttatacaggtgctaagccttccacgtaggcaaaaaatctgatgtagcaagttatttaagaggagagagatgagttTGGTGACCCAGGAAGAACCAATGCTAAGCgcgtgaacctaggcaaaacatttaAAGAAAGAAATCTCACCAATACATGAAAAactttagttgctaaatcattaaatgaagcaagcttagcaaccatAAGCTAAGCACCTATGTATTGGGAgtatagttgctaagctatttaatgtgcttagcacctcatctaaacacCCATGCATTGGCAGCAGCCGTAGTAACAAACATTGTATACGAATGTCGATGCGGCGACTACTTGCACGTACACTGTACACGCACTCACAGTTTGTCAGCTTCTAGGAGGAGCAACCGGCCGTCCGGCCATTGTGCCGACGCGCTCGTCTTGAAACTGGTTTTATACGACGATCTAAGCTTAAGACTAGACTAGATGGGGTCTTCTTCATATTTTTATACTCTCTATCTAATATTACCATGTGGACTCATTTCTTTATTATGTAGTGGGTGCATATCTATGCCGATAAGACTAACACGTCTCCTTGCGTCTTTCTTGCGAGGCTTCTTCATTCATCATCATGCTCATGCTATGCGCTGAGGACCAAAGCTGCTCCCCATTTTCACCTTACTCCACCTCAAATTTGTTCATCTAGCCGGCTGCGGCGGCAGCGCAAGCAGGCGTGTATAGGGTCATCGATCCATCACTTCACCTGCTACATATCGATGTAAGTTACTCGCACCAACACTCCAAATATCTCATATTTCATCCAGTAGATCAGTTTGTGTCTTGATTAGCTAGCTGCAGCAGCCCGACCACAAACAACAGCAGGGCGCAAATTGCAGATGTGCTATGAGCctatgagagagggagagagagagagagggttctAGAGAGGGGGTGGAGAATAACTTTTTTTCTGCTTGTGAGTAAATTTAATATCTAATAACTGTAGCCTTCTGGGTATACTGTTTATAATAAATATATTCCATTTCTTATATAACATAGTGTGTATATACCTTTGTTAACTCAAACTTTGTAAATGTTGACCAAGTTTATACAGAAAAATATCTACATCTATGATACCAAATACATATCCCGCAaaaaaaaggcatatcattagataGATCATACGATGTATTTTTGTATTGCAAATATTTGGTGTTGTAGATATTGATAATTTTCTCTATAACATCCATCAAAGCTTATGAAGATGGACTTTAAAAAAATATCTATATCCACTAGATTATGGGAACGTAAGGAGTACCAGCTTTCAAAAAAATTTACATAATTATTGATATTTGTTTACTATAGATATTGATAATTTTTCTATAACATCCATCAAATTTACGAAGATCGACTTTATAAAAATATCTATATCCACTATATTATGGAAACATAGGGAGTACCAgtttttggaaaaaaaaaatcaCATAATTATGATATTtatttactatggatattgataaTTTTCTCTATAACATCCATCGAAGTTTACAAAGATCGACTTAAAAAATATCTATATCCACTATATTATGGAAACGTAGGGAGTACCAGCTGTTAAAAAAATAACATAATTATTGATATTTGTTTATTATGGATATTGATAATTTTCTCCATAACCCCGGTCAAAGTTTATGAATATTGActtcaaaaacaaaatatattcccgctatattgtactccctctgttcataaaTATAGGTCTTTTTTGAGATTATAATATGGActatatacatatgtatatagacgtattttagagtgtagattcactcattgtgcttcatatgtagtccatattggaatctctaaaaagacttatatttaggaacggatggagtagataACGTCAGGAGTACCAATTTTTGAAGAAAAACACATAATTATACACCATGTAACCGAATTTTCTTCTTCGCCGGCCTACAACATGCAGCCCAATCTGTTTGTTGTATTTATTTTTTTCACTGTATTTGTCATTTCAGAAACCATGACGATAGTGGAGTTGCAAGTGCATGGATGGCAAAAACGCGGCATCCAAGTAATGGTGCTTCTGAGCTTCGCAATGCAGCTAGTGCTTCTCGTCCTGGCGGAGTTCCGTCGGCGCATAGACTCTGGCGTGCTAAGGGCCTTTATTTGGTCAGCGTTCATCTTGGCTGATTCAATAGCAATATACACCCTAGGTCACTTGTCTGTGACGAGCAGGTCAGAAGACCACGAGCTGATGGCTTTCTGGGCACCATTCCTGCTAATACACCTTGGTGGGCAGGACAACATCACCGCATACGCCATTGAGGACAATCGGCTCTGGTTGCGGCACCTACAGGTACTCGTCGTGCAGGTCGCTGCGGCCGCCTATGTCCTCTATGAGTCCGTTGTCGTCGGCACCCATGCACGGATCTGGAATGCCGCAGCCCTCATATTTATGGTGGGCGTTATCAAGTACGGCGAGAGGGTGTGGGCGCTGAAGCGTGCCGGCACTAGCGCATCAGGACACACGTACCAGACCTTCGATAACAGGACAGATTCTTCAGAAGGACCTCCTACGGATTGGGGGGACACCGAGGGCCTGCTGCGGATAGCCCACCTCTTGTTGGATATTCCGAAGGATCTCTTGCAGGGACCATTGCCCAGAATAGTGGTACACCTAGGTCAGTACAAACATCCCATCCCCTCTGATAAACTGTTAAAGGTGGTGGAGATGCAACTCAGCCTAATGCACGATGTTGTGTACAGCAAGGCCGAGGTGATGCACACATGGTATGGGCTCTGCATACGCGTCATTTCTCCTGTGTTTATAGTCATTGCGTTCGTGCTATTCCATAGGTCAGATTTATCTGCGGGTGACCACCACCATAGCAGAGCAGACATTGTCATCACATATGTTCTCTTAGGTGGGGCTGTTACACTGGAGATGGTATCAGTGCTAAGGGCCATGTTCTCGAGATGGCCAACTGTGATCCTAGGGAAGTTGTCCTATGATGAAGTCAGGGGGAAAAGAATGAGAATGTGGGGTTTGCTTGCCCATGCAATCGCGTCTATCCGTCGGTTCGTTCTTCCGAAGAGGGATGATTCAAGATGGTGGTGGTCAAACTCTATGGGACAACACAACCTAATTGATTTGTGTGTTCACAGCAGGGCCAGCCAAGGAAGCAGGATTGCAAGCTGGATGTGGATAGAGGACTGGTGGAACAAAATGGTATACTCGAGCTCCATCACTGTCTCCACAACCATCAAGGACCTAGTGGTGAAACAAGTTCTCGAGAGTGAGCCGAGCCCCTATGAAGTCGGCTACTCTAGGGCGAAGGAGGAGGGGCTGGATCATATCACCAATTCACGGGGCAGAGCGGCCTTAATTAACTGGCCGCATTTGGGCATCAAACTGGAGCGGGTCATGGTGGATTTGGATAAGAGTATCCTCATGTGGCACATCGCCACGGACATCTACCTCCGTACGCATAGAGATCTGTGGTCTAAAGATGATGATGTCCGTCGCCTTGCCGAGGCAATCAAGGCAATGTCCGATTACATAGTTTTCCTACTTGCAGCACGCCCCCACATGCTGCCGGACTCCGTCGGCCGCACTAAGTATGTTGAAATGTGCTATTGTCTCACCGGTC
This region of Triticum aestivum cultivar Chinese Spring chromosome 2D, IWGSC CS RefSeq v2.1, whole genome shotgun sequence genomic DNA includes:
- the LOC123056202 gene encoding uncharacterized protein — encoded protein: MTIVELQVHGWQKRGIQVMVLLSFAMQLVLLVLAEFRRRIDSGVLRAFIWSAFILADSIAIYTLGHLSVTSRSEDHELMAFWAPFLLIHLGGQDNITAYAIEDNRLWLRHLQVLVVQVAAAAYVLYESVVVGTHARIWNAAALIFMVGVIKYGERVWALKRAGTSASGHTYQTFDNRTDSSEGPPTDWGDTEGLLRIAHLLLDIPKDLLQGPLPRIVVHLGQYKHPIPSDKLLKVVEMQLSLMHDVVYSKAEVMHTWYGLCIRVISPVFIVIAFVLFHRSDLSAGDHHHSRADIVITYVLLGGAVTLEMVSVLRAMFSRWPTVILGKLSYDEVRGKRMRMWGLLAHAIASIRRFVLPKRDDSRWWWSNSMGQHNLIDLCVHSRASQGSRIASWMWIEDWWNKMVYSSSITVSTTIKDLVVKQVLESEPSPYEVGYSRAKEEGLDHITNSRGRAALINWPHLGIKLERVMVDLDKSILMWHIATDIYLRTHRDLWSKDDDVRRLAEAIKAMSDYIVFLLAARPHMLPDSVGRTKYVEMCYCLTGLRYSTTRELTSRLLDLSTKQSPDYFTSVNMVNIADTQKVQHIRDNETLAAACELARELSVAKLGQPTDVLKMLAEVWTEMLCYTGYRCSGYSHAKQLSNGGELLTVAALVVEYFRSYVLKHVSNHESDQLQEP